A single window of Gadus morhua chromosome 22, gadMor3.0, whole genome shotgun sequence DNA harbors:
- the LOC115535282 gene encoding GC-rich sequence DNA-binding factor 2-like yields MGMQTMSVPLHHIELSSDLVKGNVVVGVCPALPVLGVHIILGNKLAGDRVWPSGPALPIVTIEPSQSSQGRGISCSSKRETTPPKSDQSEGEDALDSRHSTEQKRKASAVLSFSEDKDAEGAEFKLRKSSDKAIVFQAKRKEGSSAKNTHRSRPVQRAPLPSGSPRQDSSSPASLPTPDEEDNSDGSTSSLSSLSSSPASNHSAYKPVIIPSAKTIKTARRQRQEARSQKDLISLGRDGRSSAGSTPDRRSRDSDRDDDEPDDCERRIEFAPRAKSVRERIAEKLGSSDESKSDSEEEEQILWEETQIFKGLKRRPGEQSPSGSEASNYSSSSRSRKRNQHRQKKAGFNYPESLPPVGGLKRRLEGKLESLKEVHRARQAKLRRMEGDVENARSSMENLEGSASDRQLRFYRAMTQYANNLVECLQEKVVEINLLELELHTLLADQMESLLADRRKSVRERAAHLQQPYNIQIRHIRGVDNVMADALSRAPELME; encoded by the coding sequence ATGGGAATGCAGACTATGTCTGTTCCCCTCCACCATATTGAACTAAGTTCTGATCTGGTGAAGGGGAATGTTGTTGTCGGCGTGTGCCCTGCGTTGCCTGTACTGGGAGTGCATATCATTTTGGGCAACAAATTGGCAGGAGATCGTGTCTGGCCAAGTGGGCCAGCACTACCAATAGTGACCATCGAGCCGTCTCAAAGTTCACAAGGCCGCGGTATATCGTGCAGTTCAAAGCGAGAAACGACGCCACCAAAGTCGGATCAGAGCGAAGGAGAAGATGCTCTTGACAGCAGACATTCTACTGAGCAGAAACGGAAAGCAAGCGCTGTGCTTAGTTTCTCCGAGGACAAAGACGCTGAAGGAGCGGAGTTTAAGCTAAGGAAGTCATCCGACAAAGCAATCGTTTTTCAAGCCAAAAGAAAAGAAGGATCATCAGCGAAGAATACCCACAGAAGCCGTCCAGTGCAACGGGCTCCCCTGCCGTCTGGTTCACCCAGGCAGGATTCTTCGAGTCCAGCCTCCCTTCCCACACctgatgaagaagataataGTGATGGTTCTACATCATCGCTCTCAAGTTTGTCCTCCTCGCCAGCCTCTAATCACTCTGCTTACAAACCAGTTATAATCCCCAGTGCGAAAACCATCAAAACGGCCAGGAGGCAACGTCAAGAAGCAAGATCCCAGAAAGACTTAATTTCCCTGGGTAGGGATGGCCGGAGCTCTGCTGGCAGCACCCCTGACCGCCGCAGTAGGGACAGCGACCGCGACGACGACGAACCGGATGATTGCGAGCGAAGGATTGAGTTTGCCCCGCGTGCGAAGAGCGTTCGAGAGAGGATTGCGGAGAAACTAGGAAGCAGTGATGAAAGTAAATCTGactctgaggaagaggagcagataCTTTGGGAGGAGACTCAGATTTTCAAGGGACTCAAAAGACGTCCAGGTGAACAGAGTCCTTCAGGCAGTGAAGCCAGcaactacagcagcagcagcagaagccgGAAGAGAAACCAACACAGGCAGAAGAAGGCCGGCTTCAACTACCCAGAGAGCCTGCCGCCTGTCGGAGGCCTGAAACGGAGGCTTGAGGGAAAGCTGGAGTCGCTGAAGGAGGTGCACCGAGCTCGGCAGGCGAagctgaggaggatggagggggacGTGGAGAACGCCAGGAGCTCCATGGAGAACCTGGAGGGCAGCGCCTCGGACAGGCAGCTCCGCTTCTACAGGGCCATGACCCAGTACGCCAACAACCTGGTGGAGTGTCTccaggagaaggtggtggagatCAACTTGTTGGAGCTGGAGCTGCACACTCTCCTGGCAGACCAGATGGAGTCACTGTTGGCAGACCGGAGGAAGAGTGTCAGAGAGCGGGCTGCTCACCTGCAGCAGCCCTACAATATTCAGATTCGCCACATACGGGGCGTGGACAACGTTATGGCAGATGCTTTGTCCCGCGCTCCGGAGTTGATGGAGTAG
- the LOC115535275 gene encoding mucin-5AC-like: protein TTTRASPTTTTASPTTTTSSPTTTTTSPTTTTPSPTTTTSTPTTTTASQKTTTSGTTTTTSSPTTTTTSPTTTTSSPTTTTSSPTSTTASPTTTTSSPTTTTSSPTTTTSSPTTTTASPTTTTTTSSPTTTTASPTTTTASPTTTTASPTTTTSSPTTTTTSPTTTTVSPTTTTSSPTTTTTSLTTTTSSPTTTTSSPTTTTASPTTTTSSPTTTTVSPTTTTSSPTTTTSSPTTTTASPTTTTSSPTTTTSSTTTTTASPTTTTASPTTTTASLTTTTASPTTTTSSPTTTTSSPTTTTASPTTTTSSPTTTTSSTTTTTASPTTTTASPTTTTASLTTTTASPTTTTSSPTTTTASPTTTTSSPTTTTSSQTTTTSSPTTTTTSPTTTTVSPTTTISSPTTTTTSPTTTTVSPATTTSSPTTTTTSPTTTTAIPTTTTSNPTTTTVSTTTTRSNPTTTTTSPTTTTVSPATTTSSPTTTTTSQTTTTASPTTTTSSPTTTTTSPTTTTVSPTTTISSPTTTTTSPTTTTVSPTTTRSSPTTTTTSPTATTVSPATTTSSPTTTTTSPTTTTASPTTTSSPTTTTVSPTTTTSSPTTTTSSPTTTTGSPTTTTSSPTTTTSSTTTTTASPTTTTAIPTTTTASLTTTTASPTTTTSSPTTTTASPTTTTASPTTTTSSPTTTTSTPTTTTSTPTTTTASPTTTTSSPTTTTASPTTTTASPTTTTASPTTTTTSGTTTTTSSPTSTTASPTTTTSVPTTTTASPTTTTSSPTTTTASPTTTSTQTTTTFSPTTTTSSPFTTTTTTSSPTTTTASPTTTTSTPTTTTSGPTTTTSTPTTTTASPTTTTSSTTTTTSTQTITTTSPTTTTSSPSTTTASQTTTTSSPTTTTSSPTTTTAEPTTTIAGRTTTTSSPTTTTASPTTTTSSQTT, encoded by the exons actacaaccagagctagcccaactacaaccacagctagcccaacaactaccacatctagcccaactacaaccacaacaagcccaacaactaccacacccagcccaactacaaccacatctaccccaactacaaccacagctagccAAAAAACTACAACATCTggcacaacaacaaccacatcttccccaactacaaccacaacaagcccaacaactaccacatccagcccaactacaaccacatctagcccaacttcaaccacagctagcccaactacaaccacatccagcccaactacaaccacatctagcccaactacaaccacatccagcccaactacaaccacagctagcccaacaaccacaac aaccacatctagcccaactacaaccacagctagcccaactacaaccacagctagcccaactacaaccacagctagcccaacaactaccacatctagcccaactacaaccacaactAGCCCAACTACCACCACAGTTAGCCCAACAACTACTACATccagcccaacaactaccacaactAGCCTAACTACAACCACATCTAGCCCAACTACAACAACATCTAgtccaactacaaccacagcaagcccaacaactaccacatctagcccaactacaaccacagttagcccaacaactacaacatccagcccaactacaaccacatctagcccaactacaaccacagctagcccaactacaaccacatctagcccaacaactaccacatctagcacaactacaaccacagcaagcccaacaactaccacagcaagcccaacaactaccacagcaagcctaactacaaccacagctagcccaacaactacaacatccagcccaactacaaccacatctagcccaactacaaccacagctagcccaactacaaccacatctagcccaacaactaccacatctagcacaactacaaccacagcaagcccaacaactaccacagcaagcccaacaactaccacagcaagcctaactacaaccacagctagcccaacaactaccacatctagcccaactacaaccacagctagcccaacaactaccacatctagcccaactacaaccacatccagccaaacaactaccacatcaagcccaactacaaccacaactagcccaactacaaccacagttAGCCCAACAACTACTATATccagcccaacaactaccacaactAGCCCAACGACCACCACAGTTAGCCCAGCAACTACTACATccagcccaacaactaccacaactagcccaactacaaccacagctatcccaacaactaccacatctaacccaactacaaccacagttAGCACAACAACTACTAGATCCaacccaactacaaccacaactAGCCCAACTACCACCACAGTTAGCCCAGCAACTACTACATccagcccaacaactaccacaactagccaaactacaaccacagctagcccaacaactaccacatcaagcccaactacaaccacaactagcccaactacaaccacagttAGCCCAACAACTACTATATccagcccaacaactaccacaactagcccaactacaaccacagttAGCCCAACAACTACTAGATccagcccaactacaaccacaactAGCCCAACTGCCACCACAGTTAGCCCAGCAACTACTACATccagcccaacaactaccacaactagcccaactacaaccacagctagcccaacaaccacatctagcccaactacaaccacagttagcccaacaactacaacatccagcccaactacaaccacatctagcccaactacaaccacaggtagcccaactacaaccacatctagcccaacaactaccacatctagcacaactacaaccacagcaagcccaacaactaccacagcaatcccaacaactaccacagcaagcctaactacaaccacagctagcccaacaactaccacatctagcccaactacaaccacagctagcccaactacaaccacagctagcccaacaactaccacatcaagcccaactacaaccacatctaccccaactacaaccacatctaccccaactacaaccacagctagcccaacaactaccacatctagcccaactacaaccaccgcaagcccaacaactaccacagccagcccaactacaaccacagctagcccaacTACAACTACAACATCTGGCACAACTACAACCACATCTTCCCCAACCTCAACCACAGcaagcccaacaactaccacatcggtcccaactacaaccacagctagcccaacaacaacaacatctagcccaactacaaccacagctagcccaacTACCACATCTACCCAAACTACAACCACATttagcccaactacaaccacatctAGCCCATTTACAACCACAACTACCACATCTAGCCCAACTACGACCACAGctagcccaacaactaccacatctaccccaactacaaccacatctggcccaactacaaccacatctaccccaactacaaccacagctagcccaacaactacaacatcTAGCACAACTACAACCACGTCTACCCAAACGATAACCACAACTAGCCCAACGACTACAACATCCAGCCCGAGTACAACCACAGCGAGccaaacaactaccacatctagcccaacaactaccacatctaGCCCAACTACAACGACAGCTGAACCAACTACAACCATAGCTGGACGAACAACTACCACATccagcccaactacaaccacagctagcccaacaactaccacatctagccaaactaca
- the LOC115536010 gene encoding mucin-2-like: MIRYFYTYGYVVIYVFYFWDVVLGTTYGKDNSRCKDNPGKSDRCSTTTNPTTTTAAPTISTSSPTTTTASPTTTKSSPTTTTAAPTTTSTTTTTANPTTTTSSPTTTTASPTTTTSSPTTTTASPTTTTSSPTTTTSSPTTTTSSPTTTTSSQTTTTSSPTTTTSNPTTTTTSPTTTTSSLTTTTASPSTTISSPTTTTSSPTTTTASPTTTTSSPTTTITSPTTTTVSPTTTTSSPTTTTSSPTTTTVSPTTTTSSPTTTTTSPTTTTVSPTTTTSIPTTTTSSPTTTTSSPTTTTTSPTT; this comes from the exons ATGATCAGGTACTTCTATACGTATGGATATGTAGTCAtttatgtgttttatttttgggATGTAGTTTTGGGAACAACATATGGGAAGGACAATTCTCGATGCAAAGACAATCCGGGAAAATCAGACAGATGCTCCACCACAACTAACCcgacaactaccacagctgccccaacaattTCCACATccagcccaactacaaccacagctagcccaacaactaccaaaTCTAGCCCAACTACCACCACAGCTGCACCAACTACCACATCTactacaactaccacagctaacccaacaactaccacatccagcccaactacaaccacggcaagcccaacaactaccacatccagcccaactacaaccacagctagcccaacaactaccacatccagcccaacaactaccacatccAGCCCAACAACTACTACATccagcccaacaactaccacatccAGCCAAACTACTACCACATccagcccaacaactaccacatctaacccaactacaaccacaacaagcccaacaactaccacatccagcctaactacaaccacagctagccCATCAACTACCATATCTAGCCCAACTACAACAACATCTAgtccaactacaaccacagcaagcccaacaacaaccacatcaagcccaactacaaccataactagcccaactacaaccacagttAGCCCAACAACTACTACATccagcccaacaactaccacatctagcccaactacaaccacagttAGCCCAACAACTACTACATccagcccaactacaaccacaactAGCCCAACTACCACCACAGTTAGCCCAACGACAACTACATCCATcccaactactaccacatccagcccaactacaaccacatctagcccaactacaaccacaacaagcccaacaac ctag